From Vigna unguiculata cultivar IT97K-499-35 chromosome 5, ASM411807v1, whole genome shotgun sequence, the proteins below share one genomic window:
- the LOC114185541 gene encoding cysteine protease ATG4-like isoform X1 yields MVLKGLCERIVASKCTSKSSTETVDSTQVPAYLKAGSSDSKFPKASLWSSIFTSGFSVVESFSESSASEKKAVHSRSSGWAAAVRKVVTSGSMRRFHERVLGSSRTDISSSDGDIWLLGVCHKISQQESSGGVDTNNGLASFEQDFSSKILVTYRKGFDAIEDSKYTSDVNWGCMLRSSQMLVAQALLFHKLGRSWRKSVDKPVDKEYLKILQLFGDSEASAFSIHNLLQAGKGYGLAVGSWVGPYAMCRTWEVLARSHREKNDLGEPPLPMAIYVVSGDEDGERGGAPVVCIEDAFKHCSEFSRGQAAWTPLLLLVPLVLGLDKVNPRYIPLLHSTFKFPQSLGIMGGKPGASTYIIGVQSEKAFYLDPHDVQTVVNISGDTQEPNSTSSYHCNVMRHIPLDSIDPSLAIGFYCRDKDDFDDFCSQASKLAEESNGAPLFTVAQSRSFSKQVSGNDVSGDNTGFEEDAFLGTDHDDNDAGTNEDDWQLL; encoded by the exons ATGGTATTGAAGGGTTTATGTGAAAGGATTGTTGCTTCGAAATGCACTTCTAAAAGCTCAACAGAGACTGTAGATTCTACTCAGGTGCCTGCTTATTTAAAAGCAGGGTCTAGTGACAGTAAGTTTCCCAAGGCTTCCTTATGGTCAAGCATCTTTACATCTGGTTTTTCAGTGGTTGAATCATTTAGTGAATCATCGGCTTCTGAAAAGAAAGCAGTTCATTCTCGAAGTAGTGGGTGGGCAGCTGCTGTGAGGAAAGTTGTAACCAGTGGTTCAATGAGGAGATTTCATGAGCGTGTACTAGGGTCAAGCAGGACTGACATTTCAAGTTCTGATGGTGATATATGGCTTCTAGGTGTCTGTCATAAAATTTCACAGCAAGAATCAAGTGGAGGTGTAGATACTAATAATGGATTGGCATCATTTGAACAAGACTTTTCCTCAAAAATTCTAGTTACCTACCGGAAAG GCTTTGATGCTATTGAAGATTCAAAGTATACTAGTGATGTTAATTGGGGCTGTATGCTTCGGAGCAGTCAGATGCTTGTTGCTCAG GCATTACTTTTTCATAAATTAGGTAGATCGTGGAGAAAATCTGTTGATAAG CCAGTGgataaagaatatttaaaaatcttgcaACTTTTTGGTGATTCAGAGGCTTCTGCCTTTTCTATCCACAATCTTCTTCAAGCTGGTAAGGGTTATGGCCTTGCTGTTGGATCATGGGTGGGACCATATGCCATGTGTCGCACTTGGGAAGTTCTTGCCCGTAGCCATAGGGAGAAAAATGACCTTGGAGAACCACCACTTCCAATGGCTATTTATGTTGTTTCTGGAGACGAGGATGGGGAACGCGGCGGAGCACCGGTTGTCTGCATTGAAGATGCCTTCAAACACTGTTCTGAGTTTTCAAGGGGCCAAGCTGCTTGGACACCTCTTCTTTTGTTGGTTCCTTTGGTTCTTGGACTAGATAAAGTCAATCCAAG GTATATTCCGTTATTGCACTCGACTTTTAAATTTCCCCAAAGCCTTGGCATCATGGGTGGCAAACCAGGTGCTTCAACATACATTATTGGTGTTCAGAGTGAAAAGGCATTCTACCTTGATCCACATGATGTTCAGACG GTAGTTAATATCAGTGGGGATACTCAGGAGCCTAATAGTACTTCATCGTACCATTGCAA TGTTATGAGGCACATACCCCTAGATTCAATTGATCCATCCTTGGCTATTGGATTTTACTGCCGAGACAAAG atgattttgatgatttcTGCTCCCAAGCTTCCAAGCTTGCAGAAGAATCAAACGGTGCACCATTGTTCACTGTAGCTCAGTCCCGGAGTTTCTCAAAGCAAGTCTCTGGTAATGATGTCTCAGGTGACAACACCGGATTCGAAGAGGATGCTTTCCTCGGCACCGACCACGACGATAACGATGCAGGAACCAATGAGGATGATTGGCAACTCTTATAA
- the LOC114185541 gene encoding cysteine protease ATG4-like isoform X3 encodes MRRFHERVLGSSRTDISSSDGDIWLLGVCHKISQQESSGGVDTNNGLASFEQDFSSKILVTYRKGFDAIEDSKYTSDVNWGCMLRSSQMLVAQALLFHKLGRSWRKSVDKPVDKEYLKILQLFGDSEASAFSIHNLLQAGKGYGLAVGSWVGPYAMCRTWEVLARSHREKNDLGEPPLPMAIYVVSGDEDGERGGAPVVCIEDAFKHCSEFSRGQAAWTPLLLLVPLVLGLDKVNPRYIPLLHSTFKFPQSLGIMGGKPGASTYIIGVQSEKAFYLDPHDVQTVVNISGDTQEPNSTSSYHCNVMRHIPLDSIDPSLAIGFYCRDKDDFDDFCSQASKLAEESNGAPLFTVAQSRSFSKQVSGNDVSGDNTGFEEDAFLGTDHDDNDAGTNEDDWQLL; translated from the exons ATGAGGAGATTTCATGAGCGTGTACTAGGGTCAAGCAGGACTGACATTTCAAGTTCTGATGGTGATATATGGCTTCTAGGTGTCTGTCATAAAATTTCACAGCAAGAATCAAGTGGAGGTGTAGATACTAATAATGGATTGGCATCATTTGAACAAGACTTTTCCTCAAAAATTCTAGTTACCTACCGGAAAG GCTTTGATGCTATTGAAGATTCAAAGTATACTAGTGATGTTAATTGGGGCTGTATGCTTCGGAGCAGTCAGATGCTTGTTGCTCAG GCATTACTTTTTCATAAATTAGGTAGATCGTGGAGAAAATCTGTTGATAAG CCAGTGgataaagaatatttaaaaatcttgcaACTTTTTGGTGATTCAGAGGCTTCTGCCTTTTCTATCCACAATCTTCTTCAAGCTGGTAAGGGTTATGGCCTTGCTGTTGGATCATGGGTGGGACCATATGCCATGTGTCGCACTTGGGAAGTTCTTGCCCGTAGCCATAGGGAGAAAAATGACCTTGGAGAACCACCACTTCCAATGGCTATTTATGTTGTTTCTGGAGACGAGGATGGGGAACGCGGCGGAGCACCGGTTGTCTGCATTGAAGATGCCTTCAAACACTGTTCTGAGTTTTCAAGGGGCCAAGCTGCTTGGACACCTCTTCTTTTGTTGGTTCCTTTGGTTCTTGGACTAGATAAAGTCAATCCAAG GTATATTCCGTTATTGCACTCGACTTTTAAATTTCCCCAAAGCCTTGGCATCATGGGTGGCAAACCAGGTGCTTCAACATACATTATTGGTGTTCAGAGTGAAAAGGCATTCTACCTTGATCCACATGATGTTCAGACG GTAGTTAATATCAGTGGGGATACTCAGGAGCCTAATAGTACTTCATCGTACCATTGCAA TGTTATGAGGCACATACCCCTAGATTCAATTGATCCATCCTTGGCTATTGGATTTTACTGCCGAGACAAAG atgattttgatgatttcTGCTCCCAAGCTTCCAAGCTTGCAGAAGAATCAAACGGTGCACCATTGTTCACTGTAGCTCAGTCCCGGAGTTTCTCAAAGCAAGTCTCTGGTAATGATGTCTCAGGTGACAACACCGGATTCGAAGAGGATGCTTTCCTCGGCACCGACCACGACGATAACGATGCAGGAACCAATGAGGATGATTGGCAACTCTTATAA
- the LOC114185541 gene encoding cysteine protease ATG4-like isoform X2, with product MVLKGLCERIVASKCTSKSSTETVDSTQVPAYLKAGSSDIHSRSSGWAAAVRKVVTSGSMRRFHERVLGSSRTDISSSDGDIWLLGVCHKISQQESSGGVDTNNGLASFEQDFSSKILVTYRKGFDAIEDSKYTSDVNWGCMLRSSQMLVAQALLFHKLGRSWRKSVDKPVDKEYLKILQLFGDSEASAFSIHNLLQAGKGYGLAVGSWVGPYAMCRTWEVLARSHREKNDLGEPPLPMAIYVVSGDEDGERGGAPVVCIEDAFKHCSEFSRGQAAWTPLLLLVPLVLGLDKVNPRYIPLLHSTFKFPQSLGIMGGKPGASTYIIGVQSEKAFYLDPHDVQTVVNISGDTQEPNSTSSYHCNVMRHIPLDSIDPSLAIGFYCRDKDDFDDFCSQASKLAEESNGAPLFTVAQSRSFSKQVSGNDVSGDNTGFEEDAFLGTDHDDNDAGTNEDDWQLL from the exons ATGGTATTGAAGGGTTTATGTGAAAGGATTGTTGCTTCGAAATGCACTTCTAAAAGCTCAACAGAGACTGTAGATTCTACTCAGGTGCCTGCTTATTTAAAAGCAGGGTCTAGTGACA TTCATTCTCGAAGTAGTGGGTGGGCAGCTGCTGTGAGGAAAGTTGTAACCAGTGGTTCAATGAGGAGATTTCATGAGCGTGTACTAGGGTCAAGCAGGACTGACATTTCAAGTTCTGATGGTGATATATGGCTTCTAGGTGTCTGTCATAAAATTTCACAGCAAGAATCAAGTGGAGGTGTAGATACTAATAATGGATTGGCATCATTTGAACAAGACTTTTCCTCAAAAATTCTAGTTACCTACCGGAAAG GCTTTGATGCTATTGAAGATTCAAAGTATACTAGTGATGTTAATTGGGGCTGTATGCTTCGGAGCAGTCAGATGCTTGTTGCTCAG GCATTACTTTTTCATAAATTAGGTAGATCGTGGAGAAAATCTGTTGATAAG CCAGTGgataaagaatatttaaaaatcttgcaACTTTTTGGTGATTCAGAGGCTTCTGCCTTTTCTATCCACAATCTTCTTCAAGCTGGTAAGGGTTATGGCCTTGCTGTTGGATCATGGGTGGGACCATATGCCATGTGTCGCACTTGGGAAGTTCTTGCCCGTAGCCATAGGGAGAAAAATGACCTTGGAGAACCACCACTTCCAATGGCTATTTATGTTGTTTCTGGAGACGAGGATGGGGAACGCGGCGGAGCACCGGTTGTCTGCATTGAAGATGCCTTCAAACACTGTTCTGAGTTTTCAAGGGGCCAAGCTGCTTGGACACCTCTTCTTTTGTTGGTTCCTTTGGTTCTTGGACTAGATAAAGTCAATCCAAG GTATATTCCGTTATTGCACTCGACTTTTAAATTTCCCCAAAGCCTTGGCATCATGGGTGGCAAACCAGGTGCTTCAACATACATTATTGGTGTTCAGAGTGAAAAGGCATTCTACCTTGATCCACATGATGTTCAGACG GTAGTTAATATCAGTGGGGATACTCAGGAGCCTAATAGTACTTCATCGTACCATTGCAA TGTTATGAGGCACATACCCCTAGATTCAATTGATCCATCCTTGGCTATTGGATTTTACTGCCGAGACAAAG atgattttgatgatttcTGCTCCCAAGCTTCCAAGCTTGCAGAAGAATCAAACGGTGCACCATTGTTCACTGTAGCTCAGTCCCGGAGTTTCTCAAAGCAAGTCTCTGGTAATGATGTCTCAGGTGACAACACCGGATTCGAAGAGGATGCTTTCCTCGGCACCGACCACGACGATAACGATGCAGGAACCAATGAGGATGATTGGCAACTCTTATAA